CTGccatgtcctcctcctcgtccgggCCCGTCGCCGCGTCGTGCGCTCTGCCCCCGGCcgtccgcgcgccgctcctcccctggccgcctgcgccgcctcgGCATCGTCGCCGCCCATGTCGTCGTCGGCCATGGAGGCCATGGACAAGCTCGTCCAGCTCGCCGAGTCCATGTGCCAGGCCGCCTCTCTCCTCCTGGGTGACAACAACCCCTCCGATGAGTCCAgcccgcgccgcccctccacctTCCTCAACGCCGTCGCGCTTGGCAACTTCGTAAGTGTATGCTTCCACTGGAGCCGTCGCCTCCTCACCACCGCAGCAGCTCCCGCTCCTCTTCCGCTCGATCTGACTCGATCCGGTTTGGTTGCCAGCAAGTCGGTGGTGCCAGCAAGTTGGCGGTGCCCCGGCGGTCGTGGcgcgcgtcctcctcgccgtcgacgtcgtctcCTCGCTCACAGCGGCGATCGCGTCTGTGCAGGGTGCCAGCAAGTCGGCGGTGCCCCGGCGGCCGCACGCGCGTCCTCCTCGCCATCGACGTCGTCTCCTCGCTCACAGTGGTGGTCGCGTCCGCCGTCCGCGTCGCCTCG
The sequence above is drawn from the Oryza glaberrima chromosome 10, OglaRS2, whole genome shotgun sequence genome and encodes:
- the LOC127785957 gene encoding uncharacterized protein LOC127785957 produces the protein MSSSAMEAMDKLVQLAESMCQAASLLLGDNNPSDESSPRRPSTFLNAVALGNFVSQVGGASKLAVPRRSWRASSSPSTSSPRSQRRSRLCRVPASRRCPGGRTRVLLAIDVVSSLTVVVASAVRVASCSHRVGRHRRSRRQAQIRPRQRRRQPRRGSAAGGGADGAAGEPLRWVAAAASVRFHPEVMDAAPPRLPPPRRLVLPSPRRRPRRRPPPYPPW